A single region of the Vicia villosa cultivar HV-30 ecotype Madison, WI linkage group LG4, Vvil1.0, whole genome shotgun sequence genome encodes:
- the LOC131597708 gene encoding uncharacterized protein LOC131597708, whose amino-acid sequence MRNMRKFIGSFESSKGVLNSIKDVKKEICKQFTPGRQLLDGVPVANKAIDLSTRTKKDCLFFKVYFKKAYDKVNANFLRFVMKKMGFRELWMEACVFTSFMSILRNGSPTKDFEVRRGLRQGDPLSHFFVLVTESLTGLVNKASVLGEFIGFKVNDRSSFYIL is encoded by the exons ATGAGGAACATGAGAAAATTCATCGGGTCTTTTGAGTCTAGTAAAGGGGTTTTGAATTCTATCAAAGATGTGAAGAAGGAGATTTGCAAGCAATTCA CCCCTGGCAGACAATTACTTGATGGTGTGCCTGTTGCTAATAAAGCAATCGACTTATCTACTAGAACCAAGAAAGATTGTTTGTTCTTTAAGGTTTACTTCAAGAAAGCTTATGACAAGGTTAACGCGAATTTCTTAAGGTTTGTGATGAAGAAGATGGGGTTCAGGGAGTTATGGATGGAAGCTTGCGTTTTCACTAGCTTTATGTCCATATTAAGGAATGGGAGTCCTACTAAGGACTTCGAGGTCAGGAGAGGTCTTAGGCAGGGAGATCCTTTGTCTCACTTCTTTGTTCTAGTAACTGAAAGTCTCACAGGCTTGGTTAATAAGGCTTCTGTTTTAGGAGAGTTTATTGGTTTTAAAGTGAATGATAGGAGCTCCTTCTATATTTTATAA